Below is a window of Pocillopora verrucosa isolate sample1 chromosome 6, ASM3666991v2, whole genome shotgun sequence DNA.
GAAAGCAAAGGCTCCAGAAAGTAAAAGGCTCCATCTTTAATTGTACTGGGTGCAAATCCTCCCCAGAAACAAATGTCATATTACTGctactttaattttatttctaacaAAAGCAATGAATCACCAATATTATGCCAAAACACCCTTTGGAAAAGAATAATTTGCTGCCCTTCTTTTGAGTAACTGAAAATGCATTTACATTTGTGACACTTTTTGTGTCAAAGAGTAGGGTCATACTAAAGATGTTTACATGTATCCCAGGAGCTTCAAAACTTTGAGCATAAGCTGTTGACTCTCTGATAGCTgtaaaactagaccctgtgagaagggttactgggatacctggatggtactggatccttggaatcaagtgtagtgatactacaggtgtcggactagtatactgaaatagtaagctcaagtctggccaagggcatacacctatttcaaacataggcatgctatgcatgcaagagttattttttgtagggtgggtggattacttgaaacattgtaagtgatctacattcttacaaaaggaaagaagagtattaacgcggaaaagaacggaaatgtcgaattacctcgcacacaggtattttgtggtagattatgtgtgttgtgcgaataaatgtaaccaaaaataaactgtattggtaCCGCGaatacctgttagtacaaaatgcagacagcagactgcagacctGATACAAAATctagactgcagactgggtacaaaatgcagactgagaatctgaagagtttttacgtctggtatacAATAAAATGTCATCTgacagcttaccgagcgtcacgcaatcgcttttctgcgtttagccttcacgattatttgcactattgtggaaaattcctggcccatttcttaatgaaaatcaaTCGTActataatttcaagccttcaatatagtcttcttactttgcgcacgagttggttggtgtgatttCTGTACaaattttaccaacgtaataaaagtagatgatgtgaataacagtgatggtaaagcaagattaaaacggcagaaatcgccagaaactacactagatacacagggtatgagtgggttttgttgattttacaagaaaaatgttcttatttcgaaatatttatcgttgtaaatcgaccatatttcgatccctatactattccttatgacgtgttcaaattttcaacggttcctctcgtagcttaacaccgagtcacacaacgcgtgaatTGAATTGATCGTCggctttttctcgaggcgtgagcttgggtcgcctgtgaggtatccagttacctcgccaccaagcagactcgccaccaaggaacgatctcgccaccaacgtactcgctaccaagcgaagtcttctcgccaccaaccaccaataaagagattagtcgaggagagtaggatgttcggctgataagtttgttcgcttgtctgtactcaatCGAGACGACTTACCATCTTGTCCTGGAGGGAACTATAAGAGGGAACACGAAGCTGGTGACCAACACTGGTTACACCTTCAACATCCGCAAAAGAGGACCAAACGGAACCATCGACTGGCAGTGCACCGTACGCCGAAAAGACCACAGGTGTAAAGCATCCGTTATTCAGCAGGACGGTGCATTCTTCGCGGGAATGCATGGCCACAACCACCCCGGTGAATTTGGTGTCCTTGCTTCCACCCAGATCCAGTCTCGCGTGAAACAGGTGcagttaatatatttttttaaactttttttgaagTTCGTTCAAATAAATTACGGCATGGGGTTTTCTAGTATATACGAACCGCCTATCAGAAGAAATTTCTTGTTTCACACTTTACTTTGTAATTATCTTAGAtaatagaaaaatatttgatgtgaCCACAGGAGTAAAGGTTGGagtaaaatatgcaaatttcctACACACTCATATTTTGTATGTTATTCTTTATCACAGGTAGCACGAGAGAACTTGTTCAGACCAGCTTCGGCTATCGTCAATGAGGTGCTTCTGGAGGAGCGGGTATATGAACATCCATGCCCGTCACTGCCCAAACCTGAAAACATGGCCAGAGCCGCGAACCGCTTAAGACAGCAGCTGAGACCCGAAGACCCCACCGACTTGGCGTTTGACATCTCCGAGGAGAATATTCCTGCCGGGTTCTTGAAGGGAGACGTCCGTAGCCGCAGCAAGCGACACTTGCTCTGCGCAACAAACCAGCAACTGCAGCAGCTTGTCCTGGCCAAAAACTGGTACGTTGATGGCACATTTAAACTCTGTCGTCAGCCCTTCACCCAACTGTTTACCATCAACGCCTTTGTGAGGAGCGGCGAGCAAGCCAAACAGGTTCCTCTGCTGTTTGTCCTCATGTCTGGTAAGAGAAAGCGGGACTACCGTACAGTGTTGCAAGAAGTGCTGAGAATACTTCCTTCGCCTCCAGCAGTCACAAGCATCACTCTGGACTTTGAACAAGCTCTCTGGAAAGTCTTTAGAGAGCTGCTGCCCAACGTGTCACTGCAGGGATGTCTGTTTCACTGGACGCAAGCGTTGTGGGGAAAGGTAACGCATACCTAAAGAAAGAATTTATATAGGCACACAcgagaaaaaatattaatttttaacagCATATCTCTAAAAAtctattttcattatttcaataatttcaatTAAACCCATACCTACCTACCGTCCTTCTCTAAGGGCTCTTCTCTGAATAATATCAATCAAGCTTAACGCATACCTATACTAATAGAATTAGAAACACACGGAGTTAAAAATAAGTGCTTAACGGCTTATctctgaaaatttgttttcctttttttcaataaggTTCAAGAGTTGGGATTGGAGCCAGCCTACCGCGCAGACAGCCGTACCTACAAGTACATTAGAAAACTCATGGCGCTGCCCTTCCTGCCGGAAGCCGAGATTACGCCGATGTTTAAGCGGCTCAGAGACCGCGCCACTACCACTGCTCTGGAAGCACTTGCCTTGTACGTGGAGGAGAACTGGATTACCAGCACAATGTGACCTCAATCCTGTTGGTCTGTCTTCATGCTGCCGATCCGCACCAACAACGACATAGAGGCGTGGCACCACGGTCTTAACAGCAACAACAGAGTCCACTTGCCATTCTACCTGCTGGTGGAACTGCTACACCAGGAGGCCAGACTTGTCTCCATTCAGATAAGGCTAGTGTCAGACGGGAAGCTGTCCAGGATTCAGCGGAAGAAGTACCAGCTGCTTCAATCTAAAATCTTCAAGCACTGGGAAGACTTTAACGGCAACGAGATTTCTGCCCGCCGCCTTCTCAAACTCTGCAGTTACCTGAACGGCCCGGCGACCAGAACCTGAAGCAGAACCTGGAACATCAAAAaacggctcttttaggagccaccgCGCCCTGGTTGCGTCTTTAGAACGTTTCCAGGTCGCTAAAAatggctcttttaggagccgCCACATCTGCAAAAGTCATGATCAACATATGAGCTGCTCTTCTAGATTTAATATTCAATAAAGTTTGTTGCTATTTTGCCGCGGGGAAACTGGGTAATATAATTCGACCGAATATTGAATAAGTTCCCTTGACAACATCACAGACGTCGAAATTTGCATACAGATAAGTAAACAAACTCGTGagtcgattcgttcgaacttatAACATCACAGACATCGAAATTTTTAtacaaataagcaaacaaactcAGGAATCGATTGGTTCTAACTGTTAACTCTCCTTGGAAAACAACTGTAGTTGCCTTAGAAAGCTTCAGTCCATCGACGCTTACAATTTCTCGCACCGACTTGACAATTTCTCGCATCtagttttaatacaactgctatcgagtttcatttcatcacttatttcttcccatgaagtttcattttctctcgagttagtttttattcctcgcatcgagttttgcaatttctcctcgcttacgtgcaaaagacaaacacgatacgtttcgatgtcaatgagttaggaacggaacacatctaacacgtcgctgaaggtcacaatttaaatacagacaagcgcacaaacgtatcggccgatttgaattTTGCTCGTTCGAACATactactctcctcgactactttattctagtttatccctttattggtggttggtggcgagaagacttcgcttggtggcgagtacgttggtggcgagatcgttccttggtggcgagtctggtaaaatttccgcacagccccatactacattatgcattcagttctcgaatagagaaaacaatgacaaaaacaatacatttccattgggaaaacgGATTTGTTTTccaatagtatggggctgtacggaaaCTTTAcccagatttcagattttgcttctTACTACGAGTGtgcgtttttcaactaagacactggcatacttggcatacaaggcatacaaggcattcaaggaTTTCATgactttcaagcgttcgcgaatcaatccgttccaaaattaccgctcaataacatcttttagcgTGGactggccgcgaacaatacaacttgtatatgcgtctgtaagtattctgagcgtttgcgccataatgctccaggggatcgtaatccaaacacgttgaaatacaaaacgacgGACTAATGAgtttcatgacaaaaaaaatctcgtggtttgtcatgtgacccggccctgtccatgcatgacaacgtcaatcatcatcaaaataACATGCGtgtcagcatgtgaacacctcattggatcacagttagttgtcatggtgttgagggcccaatgatCACTGGGTACTAtagcgcaatttttccattttgtggcggaggaaaaaaaaaagacgacagaaaaacaaaggcattttatgactgggctaccacaggtatcccagtaattaaTATATTAGACACATCCAACAGGAACCTGATTGTTGTTTCCATAACTAGATTTTGAGTGACACTGGCAAAGATTCTACTTTTAGATTGTCCTTGCTTATACAGTGGTTCGCATTAGTGGAGGATTGAGTTATTGAGATTGGTGTCGAATTTCACTTAGTATCACATGATTtctagtgcaatttggaataaataacatgagtaaattttttccaaagactaacaaaattgcacgagcctgtagagcgagtgcaatttgtggtctttgaaaaaattaacaagtaatgaaataatttactcaaaccgtgcgttcggtcaaaacaaccgcgtaggATCAAgacaataatatacaataatattttcacatttttaaggcgcaaaaaagttctaAGTCCGGCTAAACATTGTTCATTCTGTGATCGAATCCCTTTGAATCAAATAGAATCGTCGTTTTCGAGGTTtgaccatgtttgtttttaatttcggcgtagaatcgctcaAGCAAAGtgctgggtcggctcgtaattttcaatttccttgaCAATTTCTccctctaaacaccactttttccaaaccgacaaccaaaaagcagtgctttatacaatgttttcgttgttagagctgtcTTTTAGCTGCTATATTGATGTTGCCGTGGCGAAAGATCCTACTTCTAACGACGGCTACTGTTTTGCTCGcaaattaaccctcttctgcattgaattacctgaaaactgcatttatctcaaccaattagaactgagtattttttttttgcatattatTAATTATGTTAACAGTTATTAAGGAATCATGTTCTTATTATCGCCCAATCAAGTAatatttgctttttatttctaAGAATGTTTGGTTGGGGAAGCTTAGCTAAATGTCTTGTGTCTTCATGTTATTGGAAATGTTGTTGTTCATCATGGTTTACTAGATGAATAACCATTTAAtcatttgtctcatgatgtatGAGTCAGGCTAATCAATCGTGTATTGATCGTGACATTTTGACCACCAAACTGCAAATCTTTGGGCCTTTTCACACCAGTGACAAAGTTGTTTACTCACCAACATTTTGCAAATGCAGATGGTTTGTCTGGACTTGATAAATTTTGGCTGATACAGACAAATCTTCAAATGCACCACCCACAAAATTTGTCCCAGGTCCAAACTGGATGAAATCGACTGATTACCAAAAAAAGTGCTAAACTTGTCATTCATTCATCGTAAGAGCTGCGACCAGTGTGTAATTGAACTATAAtaagtttaataaaaaataaaaaaaattgtcttttcctGCAAAACTTggggattctaaaattttaaaaaacttaagaTAAACCCTGGAAATTGGAGGCATAATCCTTCTTCAAACCATGCTGGCCAGTCTTATAAACCAATCAGGCACAAATGGAATTTGATGGCCTTTATATTTCTAGTGTGGATGCAACAGactaaacaaaaatttgtcatgacaaaattattcctttgattttttggggacaattctagttttgtttgTAGTGCAGAAAGGCCCTTTGTTAGATGATGTGGTCTAAAGTTTGGGTGTTACATTTTGAAGCACCTTTGGTCCTCATAATTATTCCCTCTTCCGAGATGTTCCCTCAAAGGTCTGCTTTATTATGGTAGGCATCCATATCCATTTGTTAGGAATTTCAATTTAGGATGGCTTCTTTAACCCTACGAGAGTATCAGAGTCATAATCAGTAAACCTGACCAGGACCCAAACAGGAACCTATCCTTCTTCATTGTCTGGTTTTCATAAATGTTATCACAAATGTTTCAATCATGATTCAAGGTTGGAAGTGCCAATCAGCTTTGTTATAGTTATCCAGGTAAACTTCAGCCATGGGAAAGTAAAACTAGTTGGAGTTCATGGGGAGTTTGGGGTAACCGAGTTTGAGATAGCTGATAGCAAATGATTAGAAAAATGGGTCAAAC
It encodes the following:
- the LOC131773556 gene encoding uncharacterized protein, whose translation is MARAANRLRQQLRPEDPTDLAFDISEENIPAGFLKGDVRSRSKRHLLCATNQQLQQLVLAKNWYVDGTFKLCRQPFTQLFTINAFVRSGEQAKQVPLLFVLMSGKRKRDYRTVLQEVLRILPSPPAVTSITLDFEQALWKVFRELLPNVSLQGCLFHWTQALWGKVQELGLEPAYRADSRTYKYIRKLMALPFLPEAEITPMFKRLRDRATTTALEALALYVEENWITSTM